Proteins from one Romboutsia sp. CE17 genomic window:
- a CDS encoding response regulator transcription factor, whose amino-acid sequence MNNRIYIIEDDISISTLLKDYIDRYGFEGVIATNFNNIIEEFEVCRPSLILLDINLPKFDGFYWCTKIRQKSNVPIIFISARESGMDQIRALESGGDDYITKPFQYEVVIAKIKSHMRRSYGEYAPKLNERIVELDGLKFYPERLEVEFEDKNVIITKKEGILLECLIKKYPKVVGRDYLLEKIWDDIEFVEENTLNVNVSRIRKRLNDLGIEDAVNTVRGVGYKLNKNW is encoded by the coding sequence ATGAATAATAGGATTTATATTATAGAGGACGATATTTCTATAAGTACATTGTTAAAAGATTACATAGATAGATACGGGTTTGAGGGAGTTATAGCAACAAACTTTAATAATATAATAGAAGAATTTGAGGTATGTAGACCCAGTCTAATATTATTAGATATAAATTTACCCAAATTTGATGGGTTTTATTGGTGTACAAAGATAAGACAAAAATCAAATGTACCTATAATATTTATATCAGCAAGGGAAAGTGGAATGGATCAAATCAGAGCATTAGAAAGTGGTGGAGATGATTATATAACCAAGCCATTTCAATATGAGGTAGTAATAGCAAAAATTAAAAGTCATATGAGAAGGTCTTACGGAGAATATGCTCCAAAGCTAAATGAAAGAATAGTAGAATTAGATGGACTTAAATTTTACCCTGAAAGATTGGAAGTAGAATTTGAGGATAAAAATGTAATCATAACTAAAAAAGAAGGGATATTACTTGAATGTCTTATAAAAAAATATCCAAAAGTAGTTGGTAGAGATTATTTATTAGAAAAAATATGGGATGATATTGAATTTGTAGAGGAAAATACACTAAATGTTAATGTAAGTAGAATTAGAAAAAGACTTAATGATTTAGGAATAGAAGATGCCGTGAATACAGTAAGAGGGGTTGGCTACAAATTAAATAAGAATTGGTAG
- a CDS encoding ABC transporter ATP-binding protein, which translates to MDILKVNNLSKVYGKKIVSNVLNNISFSIENGEFVGIMGPSGSGKTTLLNLISTIDKPTSGEIILKDKEPHKLKGDQLALFRRRELGFVFQDYNLLDTLTIGENIVLPLTLENVPTKEQDDKLKKVSIILGIEDLLNKRTFEVSGGQAQRTAIARALINNPSIVLADEPTGNLDSKSAKNVMELLEKINKEEKVTTMMVTHDPVAASYCNRILFIKDGVIYNEIYKSDNRIQFYQEIMDVLSLLGGTK; encoded by the coding sequence GTGGATATTTTAAAAGTAAACAATTTAAGTAAAGTATATGGTAAGAAGATAGTTTCAAATGTATTAAATAATATAAGTTTTTCTATAGAGAATGGAGAATTCGTAGGTATAATGGGTCCAAGTGGGAGTGGAAAAACTACATTATTAAATTTGATTTCAACTATAGATAAGCCAACTTCAGGAGAGATTATATTAAAAGATAAAGAGCCACATAAATTAAAAGGTGATCAACTTGCACTATTTAGAAGAAGAGAGCTTGGGTTTGTATTTCAGGATTATAATTTACTAGATACTTTAACTATAGGCGAGAATATAGTATTACCATTAACTTTAGAAAATGTGCCTACAAAAGAGCAAGATGATAAATTAAAAAAGGTATCAATAATATTAGGAATAGAAGATTTGTTAAATAAAAGAACCTTTGAAGTATCAGGAGGTCAAGCTCAAAGAACTGCTATTGCAAGAGCTTTAATAAATAATCCTTCGATAGTTTTGGCGGATGAACCAACAGGAAATTTAGATTCAAAATCAGCAAAAAATGTTATGGAGTTATTAGAAAAAATAAATAAGGAAGAAAAAGTAACGACTATGATGGTAACTCATGACCCAGTGGCAGCAAGCTATTGCAATAGAATATTGTTCATAAAAGATGGTGTAATATACAATGAAATTTATAAGTCTGATAACAGAATACAGTTCTATCAAGAAATAATGGATGTACTTTCTTTATTAGGGGGTACTAAGTAA
- the smpB gene encoding SsrA-binding protein SmpB — protein MSGKKVLATNRKARHEYFIEETYECGIELKGTEVKSIRQGKVNLTDGFASVDNSEVFLKQVHISPYEQGNRFNVDPLRTRKLLLHKSEIRKLIGATTIKGYSLIPLSMYLVRGKVKIELALAKGKKLYDKRQDLAKKDAQRRIEREIAGRY, from the coding sequence TTGTCAGGTAAAAAAGTATTAGCTACAAATAGAAAAGCAAGACATGAGTATTTTATAGAAGAAACTTATGAATGCGGTATAGAGCTTAAAGGAACAGAGGTAAAGTCTATAAGACAAGGTAAGGTAAACTTAACTGATGGATTTGCATCTGTTGATAATAGCGAAGTATTTTTAAAACAAGTTCATATAAGTCCTTATGAGCAAGGAAATAGATTTAATGTTGATCCTTTAAGAACAAGAAAGTTATTACTTCACAAAAGTGAGATAAGAAAGCTTATAGGGGCAACTACTATAAAAGGTTATTCTCTTATACCACTTAGCATGTATTTAGTACGTGGTAAGGTTAAGATAGAGTTAGCTTTAGCAAAAGGTAAGAAGTTATACGATAAGCGTCAAGACTTAGCTAAGAAAGATGCTCAAAGACGTATAGAAAGAGAAATAGCTGGAAGATACTAA
- a CDS encoding FtsX-like permease family protein translates to MNFTEFTVNNVKRNIKSYLGYFFSILISSSLLFSFNMFVNHPDLDISLFDDYLILMMKVTTIIIYLFLFLFVFYSASVFLKSRNKEFGILYTIGISKRQVKKMIFIENLIMNILASASGILIGVIFAKIVLVAISSLIGIEKLEFYIPIKSMGVIILYFILLSLLTSYFIYFVVREDKVIKLLKGTQKPKPEPKSSPILAILCVLLLVVAYCRAVTVTELELVNRIVPVISMVIVGTYLLFSQLSVFVIKKVKENKRFYKKNINMLCIANLHYKVKDNTRMFFLVTITSAVAFTAIGSVYSYWKDRINQVELAYPQAIFYATERDKLNGIDDGYYKYKVELLEYLLQKENIHYNKTEGEMKTLFSKTENKAIKIIRESNYIQLAKEKGLEIVDLKYDEAISLSKSSSKKKDNLINIDNKSIKVKNANKSVMPAYYSLYVVKDEVYNSINSDYIADEFVAIDTKDYMKTLNVSKAFEKVCKDDVGYKFLSKSIMVDSAKIAYSVLLFLSVFIGLIFFVTSSSFLYNKLYVDCQVDKKKYRNLNKIGLTYKEIKKISTIEIGTLFLFPYVVAVIHSTFALLALKNALDVDVASSSFLVMGSFFIVLLIYFLIVRQGYLNEIKEHLVD, encoded by the coding sequence ATGAATTTTACAGAATTTACGGTTAATAATGTAAAGCGAAATATTAAGTCTTATCTTGGATATTTTTTTAGTATACTTATATCTTCATCATTACTTTTTTCTTTCAATATGTTTGTAAATCACCCAGATTTAGATATTTCGTTATTTGATGATTATCTAATTTTAATGATGAAAGTAACTACAATTATAATTTACTTATTTTTATTTCTATTTGTATTTTATTCAGCAAGTGTGTTTTTAAAAAGCAGAAATAAAGAGTTTGGTATTTTATATACTATAGGAATATCAAAGAGACAAGTTAAAAAAATGATTTTTATTGAAAATTTAATAATGAATATCTTAGCATCAGCTTCTGGAATTTTGATAGGAGTGATTTTCGCTAAAATAGTGTTAGTTGCCATATCATCATTAATAGGGATAGAGAAATTAGAGTTTTATATTCCAATAAAATCTATGGGTGTAATTATTTTATATTTTATACTGTTATCACTATTAACATCATACTTTATATACTTTGTAGTTAGGGAAGATAAAGTTATAAAATTACTTAAAGGAACACAAAAACCAAAGCCAGAACCAAAGTCATCACCTATATTAGCCATATTATGTGTTCTATTATTGGTAGTTGCGTATTGTAGAGCAGTTACAGTTACAGAATTAGAGCTAGTAAATAGAATAGTACCAGTAATCTCTATGGTTATTGTAGGAACATATCTGTTATTTTCACAACTTAGTGTATTTGTGATAAAAAAGGTCAAAGAGAATAAGAGATTTTATAAGAAAAATATTAATATGTTATGTATAGCAAACTTACATTATAAAGTAAAAGATAATACAAGGATGTTTTTTTTAGTAACAATAACTTCAGCAGTTGCATTTACCGCTATTGGATCAGTGTATTCATATTGGAAGGATCGAATAAACCAGGTGGAATTAGCCTATCCACAAGCAATATTCTATGCTACAGAAAGAGATAAATTAAATGGTATTGATGATGGATATTATAAATATAAGGTAGAGTTATTAGAATATTTATTGCAAAAAGAAAATATACATTATAATAAAACTGAAGGAGAAATGAAAACTTTATTTTCAAAAACTGAAAATAAAGCTATAAAAATAATTAGAGAGTCTAATTATATTCAGTTGGCAAAAGAAAAAGGATTGGAAATAGTAGATTTAAAGTACGATGAAGCAATATCATTGTCAAAATCAAGTAGTAAGAAGAAAGATAACCTTATAAATATAGATAATAAATCTATAAAAGTAAAGAATGCTAATAAGTCTGTTATGCCAGCATATTACAGTTTGTATGTGGTTAAAGATGAGGTTTATAATAGTATAAATTCAGATTATATAGCAGATGAATTTGTAGCTATTGATACAAAAGATTATATGAAAACATTGAATGTAAGTAAAGCTTTTGAAAAAGTTTGTAAAGATGATGTAGGGTATAAGTTTTTATCTAAATCTATTATGGTAGATTCAGCTAAAATAGCTTATTCAGTCCTTTTATTCTTATCGGTATTTATAGGATTGATATTCTTTGTTACTTCAAGTAGCTTTTTATATAATAAGCTTTATGTAGATTGCCAAGTTGATAAGAAAAAATATAGGAATCTTAATAAAATAGGACTAACTTATAAAGAGATAAAGAAAATATCAACAATAGAGATAGGTACTTTATTTTTATTTCCTTATGTAGTTGCAGTTATACATTCTACCTTTGCACTTTTAGCACTTAAAAATGCTCTTGATGTAGATGTTGCATCATCTTCATTTTTAGTTATGGGAAGCTTCTTTATAGTTTTACTTATATACTTCTTAATTGTAAGGCAAGGTTATTTAAATGAAATAAAAGAACATTTGGTAGATTAA
- the rnr gene encoding ribonuclease R, with the protein MVPGLKESLLGLIHDPAYNPLKKEELAVIFNIHPAEMAMFFNFLDELEEDGYICRSKKGKIMSLNQMGLYAGKFVSHRKGFGFVESDEEFTQDLFIPADNVNTAMHNDRVIAEIVTPATEDRRAEGRIVKIVKREVTEVVGLFQPSKNFGFVIPDNKKFNQDIYIPKKFFSGAKENDKVVVEITVWPSEDRKPEGKIIEILGQKGERGVEIESIIKAHGLPEEFPKKVLEEAEFVAQPIPQEEIDRRLDIRDLKIFTIDGEDAKDLDDAVSIEKLSNGNFKLGVHIADVTHYVREKSKLDKEALKRATSVYLVDKVIPMLPKTLSNGVCSLNPFEDKLTLSIFMEINDKGDVVKHDIRETVINSKARMTYTEVSDILEKDDPLLKKTFSHMLEEFKLSEELARILMKRRERRGAIDFDFPEAKIILNKDGEVVDIKHYERRISNRIIEEFMLVSNETIAEHFFWLGLPFVYRVHETPSSEKMEELSKFVATFGYTIKGDLEEVHPKALQSIVEQIKGKREEEAVSTILLRSLKQARYEPTCIGHFGLAAKYYCHFTSPIRRYPDLQIHRIIKEQLNNKINQKRQDQLSNIVDYASTQSSERERAAELAERDVHDYYKACYMADKVGEEFEGTISSVTNFGMFVELENTVEGLIRLANMADDYYIYDDMSYTIIGERTRKTFRIGDPVRIRVDKVNVDFREIDFELLGKIEDKE; encoded by the coding sequence ATGGTACCAGGACTTAAAGAAAGTTTATTAGGGCTAATACATGATCCGGCATACAATCCTCTAAAAAAAGAGGAACTAGCAGTTATATTTAACATACATCCAGCAGAGATGGCAATGTTCTTTAACTTTTTAGATGAATTAGAAGAAGACGGATATATATGTAGAAGTAAAAAAGGAAAGATAATGTCATTAAACCAAATGGGATTATATGCAGGGAAATTTGTATCACATAGAAAGGGATTTGGGTTTGTTGAATCTGATGAAGAATTTACACAAGATTTATTCATCCCAGCAGACAATGTAAATACTGCAATGCATAACGATAGAGTTATAGCAGAAATAGTAACTCCTGCTACTGAAGATAGAAGAGCAGAAGGTAGAATAGTTAAAATAGTAAAAAGAGAAGTAACTGAAGTAGTTGGATTATTCCAACCAAGCAAAAACTTTGGTTTCGTAATTCCAGATAATAAAAAATTCAACCAAGATATATACATACCTAAGAAGTTTTTCTCAGGAGCTAAAGAAAATGACAAGGTAGTGGTTGAAATTACTGTTTGGCCATCAGAAGATAGAAAGCCAGAAGGTAAGATAATAGAAATTTTAGGACAAAAAGGTGAAAGAGGAGTAGAAATAGAGTCTATAATAAAAGCTCATGGCTTACCTGAAGAATTCCCTAAGAAAGTATTAGAGGAAGCTGAATTTGTTGCACAACCTATTCCTCAAGAAGAAATAGATAGAAGATTAGATATAAGAGATCTTAAAATATTTACTATAGATGGTGAAGATGCAAAAGACTTAGATGATGCTGTTTCTATTGAAAAATTATCTAATGGAAATTTCAAGCTAGGAGTTCATATAGCTGATGTTACTCATTATGTTAGAGAAAAAAGTAAATTAGATAAAGAAGCTTTAAAAAGAGCAACTTCTGTTTACTTAGTTGATAAAGTAATACCAATGTTACCTAAAACACTTTCTAACGGTGTTTGTTCATTAAATCCATTTGAAGATAAACTTACATTATCTATATTTATGGAGATAAATGATAAAGGGGACGTCGTAAAACATGACATACGTGAAACAGTAATAAATTCTAAAGCTAGAATGACTTATACAGAAGTATCTGACATACTAGAAAAAGATGACCCATTATTAAAGAAGACTTTCTCTCATATGCTAGAAGAATTTAAGTTATCAGAAGAGTTAGCTAGAATTCTTATGAAGAGAAGAGAAAGAAGAGGAGCAATAGATTTTGACTTCCCAGAAGCTAAGATAATCTTAAATAAAGATGGAGAAGTTGTTGATATAAAACATTATGAAAGAAGAATTTCTAATAGAATAATAGAAGAATTCATGCTTGTAAGTAATGAAACTATAGCAGAGCACTTCTTCTGGTTAGGATTACCTTTTGTTTATAGAGTTCATGAAACTCCATCATCAGAAAAGATGGAAGAGCTAAGCAAATTTGTTGCTACTTTTGGATATACAATAAAAGGCGACTTAGAAGAAGTTCATCCAAAAGCTTTACAATCAATAGTTGAACAAATAAAAGGTAAGAGAGAAGAAGAAGCAGTAAGTACAATATTACTTCGTTCTTTAAAACAAGCAAGATACGAGCCAACTTGTATAGGTCATTTTGGTCTTGCGGCTAAGTATTATTGTCACTTTACTTCTCCAATAAGAAGATATCCAGATTTACAAATACACAGAATTATAAAAGAGCAATTAAATAATAAGATAAATCAAAAAAGACAAGATCAGTTATCAAATATAGTTGATTATGCTTCTACTCAATCTTCTGAAAGAGAAAGAGCTGCAGAACTTGCAGAAAGAGATGTTCATGATTACTATAAAGCTTGTTATATGGCTGATAAGGTAGGGGAAGAATTCGAAGGAACTATTTCAAGTGTTACTAACTTTGGTATGTTTGTTGAGTTAGAGAATACTGTTGAAGGTCTTATAAGACTTGCTAATATGGCTGATGATTATTATATTTATGATGATATGAGTTATACAATTATTGGTGAGAGAACTAGAAAGACTTTTAGAATTGGTGATCCTGTAAGAATTAGAGTAGATAAAGTTAATGTTGACTTTAGAGAGATAGATTTTGAATTACTTGGTAAAATCGAAGATAAAGAGTAG
- a CDS encoding sensor histidine kinase — MKLFMNEYKGYIFTYYAGLIITLMYCKLMNFIKASEIIYILLFNTFIVSSFIIYKYITTKRAYEVFEKGIENLDESILDLGKSPIGKNVSNMLNQQYNQYRLKIQEQNKIHNDHLTFINHWIHQMKTPVSVINLLLQEYEGEEVSSNIQQELDKIDKGLNMAMYFARLDQFQKDFSVEKVNLYNDVIELVNKERRLFIKNRIIPKVELDKDLVVYSDKKWLRFIIEQIIINGVKYSKDYGKYLIIKNIENSEYIIINIIDEGIGIPKKDIKRVFEPFFTGKNGRKFGESTGMGLYIVKKVCDNLGHRVEIKSEIEKGTRVSILFKK, encoded by the coding sequence ATGAAATTATTTATGAATGAATACAAAGGATATATATTCACTTATTATGCAGGGCTTATAATAACTCTTATGTATTGTAAACTTATGAATTTTATAAAAGCATCAGAGATAATCTATATATTATTATTTAATACTTTTATTGTAAGTAGCTTTATAATCTACAAGTACATAACAACTAAAAGAGCTTATGAAGTTTTTGAAAAAGGCATAGAAAATTTAGATGAATCTATATTAGATTTAGGAAAATCACCTATAGGAAAAAATGTATCTAATATGTTAAATCAACAATATAATCAATATAGATTAAAGATACAAGAACAAAATAAAATACATAACGATCATTTAACTTTTATTAATCATTGGATTCATCAGATGAAAACTCCAGTATCTGTAATCAATCTTTTGCTACAAGAATATGAAGGTGAAGAGGTATCATCAAATATACAGCAAGAGTTAGACAAAATAGATAAAGGACTTAATATGGCAATGTATTTTGCTAGATTAGATCAGTTTCAAAAAGATTTCTCAGTGGAAAAAGTTAATTTATATAATGATGTGATAGAACTGGTAAATAAAGAAAGACGATTATTTATTAAAAATAGAATAATTCCTAAAGTAGAATTGGACAAGGATTTAGTGGTCTATAGTGATAAAAAGTGGCTAAGATTTATAATAGAACAAATAATAATAAATGGTGTAAAGTACTCAAAAGATTATGGTAAGTATTTGATTATAAAAAATATAGAAAATAGTGAATACATAATAATTAATATAATAGATGAAGGAATTGGTATACCTAAAAAAGATATAAAAAGGGTATTTGAACCATTTTTTACAGGAAAAAATGGACGTAAGTTTGGAGAATCAACAGGTATGGGGTTATATATAGTAAAAAAAGTATGTGACAACTTAGGTCATAGAGTAGAAATAAAATCAGAAATCGAAAAAGGAACACGAGTATCAATATTATTTAAGAAATAA
- a CDS encoding DUF2500 domain-containing protein: MEFYDGFSTGSDIMFNIVPLIVVCGFIFVFGSIIISSIKGISEWSNNNKQPILDVDCKVVSKRMNVTRHAGHHDANGHYTGDSSSTSYYVTFEFKSKDRMEFHVSGTQYGILVEGDHGKLQFQGTRFLSFTRQ; this comes from the coding sequence ATGGAGTTTTATGATGGTTTTTCAACAGGTTCAGATATTATGTTTAACATAGTTCCTTTAATAGTTGTCTGTGGTTTTATATTTGTGTTTGGTTCTATCATTATATCTTCAATTAAAGGCATTTCTGAATGGTCTAACAATAACAAACAACCAATTTTAGATGTTGATTGTAAGGTTGTAAGTAAAAGAATGAATGTAACTAGACATGCAGGTCATCACGATGCTAATGGACATTATACAGGTGATAGTAGCAGCACTAGCTATTATGTTACCTTTGAATTTAAAAGCAAAGATAGAATGGAATTCCATGTTAGTGGAACTCAATATGGAATCTTAGTAGAAGGAGACCACGGAAAACTACAATTCCAAGGAACTCGCTTCCTAAGCTTCACAAGACAATAA
- a CDS encoding undecaprenyl-diphosphate phosphatase, giving the protein MELIEIFKAIILGIIEGITEWIPISSTGHMILVDEFLQIGMSDAFKEMFFVVIQLGAIMAVVVLYWKKIFPFSFKENSFIKKDIITMWIKIVIACIPAAIVGILFDDKINLLFYNFQSVAIALIVFGILFIVVENYNKDRSSIAKNINQLTYKMAIIIGLFQLIAAIFPGTSRSGATILGALLIGVSREVAAEFTFFLAIPVMFGASLLKLIKFGVVFTGFEFIVLSVGMIVAFVVSLLTIKLLVGYIKKHNFKIFGWYRILLGCILLIYYFTIM; this is encoded by the coding sequence ATGGAATTAATAGAAATATTTAAAGCTATAATTTTAGGTATTATAGAAGGAATAACAGAATGGATACCGATAAGCAGTACAGGTCACATGATACTAGTAGACGAATTTTTACAGATAGGAATGTCAGATGCGTTCAAAGAAATGTTTTTTGTTGTAATACAATTAGGTGCAATAATGGCGGTAGTAGTTTTATATTGGAAAAAGATATTTCCTTTTTCATTTAAAGAAAATTCATTTATAAAAAAAGACATAATAACAATGTGGATAAAAATAGTCATAGCTTGTATCCCAGCAGCAATTGTTGGTATATTATTTGATGATAAGATAAACTTATTATTTTATAATTTTCAATCAGTAGCTATAGCTCTTATAGTATTTGGAATTTTGTTTATCGTAGTAGAGAATTATAACAAAGACAGAAGCTCTATAGCAAAAAATATAAATCAATTAACTTATAAGATGGCAATAATTATAGGTTTATTTCAATTAATAGCAGCTATTTTTCCAGGAACATCTCGCTCAGGAGCAACTATATTAGGAGCTTTATTAATAGGGGTATCTAGGGAAGTAGCAGCTGAATTTACATTCTTTTTAGCTATACCAGTAATGTTTGGAGCTAGTTTGCTTAAATTGATTAAGTTTGGCGTTGTATTTACTGGTTTTGAATTTATAGTATTATCAGTAGGTATGATAGTCGCGTTTGTAGTTTCATTACTAACTATTAAATTGCTTGTAGGATACATTAAAAAACATAATTTTAAAATATTTGGATGGTATAGGATATTACTTGGGTGTATATTGCTAATATACTATTTTACTATTATGTAA